In Ascaphus truei isolate aAscTru1 chromosome 5, aAscTru1.hap1, whole genome shotgun sequence, one genomic interval encodes:
- the HNRNPA0 gene encoding heterogeneous nuclear ribonucleoprotein A0: MDNSQLCKLFIGGLNVQTTEDGLREHFETYGQLTDCVVVVNPQTKRSRCFGFVTYFCSDEADSAMAASPHIVDGSNVELKRAVSREDSAKPGAHAKVKKLFVGGLKEDVGEEDLLDHFSQFGDVEKVEIISDKMSGKKRGFGFVYFTNHDAADKAAVVKFHPINGNRVEVKKAVPKEELQAGPSRPYRGRGRGRGSTDGGQRDLNGLSGGGKGGFGTYGGYSGGGGGGGGSQAFNSYGGYGEQSGYGNGYNNNFGSYSQQHQSSYGPMKSAGGSASGSWARSNSSGPYRGGYGGGGYGSGGYGGGSSYGGGSF; this comes from the coding sequence ATGGATAACTCGCAACTCTGTAAGCTGTTTATCGGAGGACTTAACGTGCAGACCACTGAGGACGGCCTGCGCGAACACTTTGAGACGTACGGGCAACTGACTGATTGCGTGGTGGTTGTAAACCCCCAGACAAAGCGCTCCCGGTGCTTCGGATTCGTAACTTACTTCTGCTCGGATGAAGCTGACTCGGCCATGGCGGCCTCGCCTCATATCGTGGACGGAAGCAACGTGGAGCTAAAGCGGGCTGTCTCCCGAGAGGACTCGGCCAAGCCTGGTGCTCACGCTAAGGTGAAGAAGCTCTTCGTTGGGGGCTTGAAAGAAGACGTTGGCGAGGAAGACCTGCTCGATCACTTTTCGCAGTTCGGCGACGTGGAGAAAGTCGAGATAATCTCTGACAAAATGTCGGGCAAAAAACGTGGTTTCGGATTTGTCTACTTCACTAACCACGACGCTGCAGACAAGGCCGCTGTGGTCAAATTCCACCCGATCAACGGCAACCGCGTAGAGGTGAAGAAAGCCGTGCCCAAAGAGGAACTCCAGGCGGGCCCTAGTCGTCCATATCGTGGTAGAGGGAGAGGTCGCGGAAGCACCGACGGAGGCCAACGAGACCTGAACGGCCTGTCCGGTGGCGGGAAAGGTGGATTCGGCACCTATGGGGGCTACagcggcggcggtggcggcggcggcggaagCCAAGCATTCAATTCTTACGGAGGTTACGGGGAGCAGAGCGGTTACGGCAACGGCTACAACAACAACTTCGGCagttacagccagcagcaccagTCCTCTTATGGCCCAATGAAAAGTGCCGGAGGCAGCGCCAGCGGCAGCTGGGCCCGCAGTAACAGTTCTGGCCCTTACCGAGGCGGTTACGGGGGAGGCGGCTACGGCAGCGGAGGTTACGGGGGTGGAAGCTCGTATGGTGGAGGCTCCTTCTGA